The Platichthys flesus chromosome 5, fPlaFle2.1, whole genome shotgun sequence genome contains the following window.
ACTCCAACAATAACACCATCATcaacaccatcaccatcatcaacaCCGTCAGGAGAACCACGATGGGAGGAGCCTGGGCCGTATCACGTGGCCTATCCACAAAACTACAAATTTGTCATGGACGACACGCCGACGTGTAGGACCAGGTCTCCTTTCCTGGTCATGATGGTCCCAGTCGCTCCCAGTGATGTGGCGGCTCGGGATGCCATCCGAAACACATGGGGAAGTGAGACGGTGGTTCAGGGTGAGGTGGTGGAGGCGCTCTTCTTAGTGGGCCggcctggaggagctgatgctgGGCTGCAGCAAGAGAAACTCATTCAGGAGAATGATCGGCACCACGACCTGATCCAGAGCGACTTCCAGGACAGCTACCGCAATCTGACCATCAAGACCATGGTCATGCTGGAGTGGCTGGCGGCTCACTGCACCAACGCCGCTTACGTCCTGAAGATTGACTCGGACATGTTGGTCCACGTCCCCAACTTGGTCAAACTGTTGCTGGATCCCGGCACGGCCAGACAAAACTACATGACAGGTTTGGTGTGGTGGCACAGCCCGGTTTTGAGAGACCCATTAAATAAGTTCTACCTCCCAACAGACATTATCGCTGAGCCGGAGTACCCCCCCTATCCTCTGGGCATGGGCTACGTCATGTCCCTGGACCTTCCCGGCAAGATTCTGCAAGTCTCCACTCAGATTAAACCGATCTTCATTGAAGACGCCTACCTGGGGATGTGTCTGAAGCTCCTGGGCATTTCCCCCACCGACCCCCCGGAAAGCACCATGTTCATCGTGGACCCCGTGCATCCTCTGAGCACCTGCAGCCTCTCAAAGGTCATCGCCGTGACCACGACAAGCATCCCACAGATGAAAGGTTACTGGGAGACGAGCAGAGGACCAGACGCTAAATGCTGAACTTCAGATCTTATTTTTTTGAACTGAAAGTTGTTTCTTGTGGGCGGTGGTGGGGCGACTTCATCCCATATTGAGTCTGGGGCGGGGTGGGGACAAGAGTGGAGGATTTATTCAGATTTTGTAtgcaagaaaaataaatgtaaggcTTTGAAACCACAATATTTGTGTAATCTAATGTTTTTCTCAAACAGCTGAATGTTCTAAGCTGAACTACTTCATATCATGATCCTGAACCGAGTGTCTGTCTGAAACATGATTTTATCCACATGAAATTAGTTGTTTGCTTATAGACATCTCCTGACTTTCTCTAGAGGGGGTGTAACTGGAGACTTCACAGAGCATGAGTGGAGACCTCCGGGTAACATGGTGGGAGAGCTGAGGTGGTTTAGATTTAAAGCAGTGCACAAACCTGAACTTCCAGTTTTTGGTGTCCATGTGAGATTCCAGGTCAGCACTGGAAACCCTCGCCTACCTGTTTCTACAGTCAGAGGTTGCAGATGTTTATGTGACACacttcccccccgcccccatctcTGCTTCCAGCCCTCTCTCATCAACATGTTTCTTtttgggaagagagacagactggctgctttaagagatttgatttttgaaacctttattttctaaatttatACAAAACTACTGTCAATGTTTCCATGGATATGTGCAGTTCATTTCAGAACAATACTAAAACCTACCTAGAAAGTAATAATAAACATCCTCAACCACAGAACCTACTACATAATTAAAACAGCACTGTTTGATGAAGCCATCCATGTTCttaatttctttaaaacacCTACAATCATCCCAGACTCTTGTTTTCAGCAGcgagataaaaacaggaagagcttCTTGTCCTGTCCTCTACtctgttcttcctgctgctgtaaatggaCATTTTACTTTCTCCTACAATCCAATTTAAAAGTTTCCATTTGCACTCATTTGATTCCCTGTATCCAACTCCTAAAATGCAGGCACTCTCACCCCATGTCTCcccaaactgtttaaaaaccttcTGCAGTGTATTCAAAAGGTAACCGAGTCTTTTACATTCATAAAAAGCATGGAACActgtctctgcttctccacAATACGGGCAATTGCATTTGACTGTTGGGTTGATGatggatataaaactgttaaccACAGTTAACAGTTTAACAGGCTCCGTGTAAAATTTTCTCAGGCACACCCTCCCAGTTCTTCTGAACCATGGACTCATTGCCGACATAAATCCCCAGGTATTTGAGACCGTCTCTCCTCCACACCAACCCCCCTGGCAGACTGGGTAGACCCCCTTCCCATCTTCCAAATGCCAGCGCTTCGCGTTTCCCCCAGTTCACTCTAGCAGCTGACATAGTTTTAAAATCATTGACAATTTTTCGAAGTTCTTGGACGTCCTCCTGATTTTTTACAAAGACGATGATGTCGTCTGCATATGCTGATAAAATGTGGCTTAtcttaaaatcatttaaaatcaaccCTTCAATATTAGCTCTTATCTTTAGCATGGGCTCAATAGAGAGTGCGTATAACATCCCTGAGAGCGAACAGACCTGCCTCACCCCCCTGTATACTTTAAAAGGTGCACTCAGGCCTCCATTGACCTTCAGTAC
Protein-coding sequences here:
- the LOC133954525 gene encoding beta-1,3-galactosyltransferase 2-like produces the protein MQMKLKFICFLGLATIVLISMNLRKTPTITPSSTPSPSSTPSGEPRWEEPGPYHVAYPQNYKFVMDDTPTCRTRSPFLVMMVPVAPSDVAARDAIRNTWGSETVVQGEVVEALFLVGRPGGADAGLQQEKLIQENDRHHDLIQSDFQDSYRNLTIKTMVMLEWLAAHCTNAAYVLKIDSDMLVHVPNLVKLLLDPGTARQNYMTGLVWWHSPVLRDPLNKFYLPTDIIAEPEYPPYPLGMGYVMSLDLPGKILQVSTQIKPIFIEDAYLGMCLKLLGISPTDPPESTMFIVDPVHPLSTCSLSKVIAVTTTSIPQMKGYWETSRGPDAKC